From one Zhongshania sp. R06B22 genomic stretch:
- the ispF gene encoding 2-C-methyl-D-erythritol 2,4-cyclodiphosphate synthase codes for MRIGHGYDVHRFGEGDGIILCGVDIPCQWRLMAHSDGDVALHALCDAMLGALALGDIGKHFPDTDPQYAGADSKVLLKHCYTLIERQGYRLGNADITIAAQQPRLAPYILAMRESIATTLGVLDSSISVKATTTEKLGFVGRSEGIAVDAVVLLERIDVA; via the coding sequence ATTCGCATTGGTCATGGCTACGATGTTCATCGCTTCGGCGAGGGCGACGGGATTATCCTATGTGGTGTCGACATTCCATGTCAGTGGCGTTTAATGGCCCATTCTGATGGCGATGTGGCTCTGCACGCACTGTGTGATGCGATGTTGGGTGCATTAGCGCTGGGGGACATTGGCAAGCATTTTCCTGATACCGATCCGCAATACGCGGGCGCTGACAGCAAAGTATTACTGAAACATTGTTACACATTAATAGAACGGCAGGGTTATCGTCTAGGTAACGCTGATATAACGATTGCGGCGCAACAACCACGTTTGGCGCCTTATATTCTTGCTATGCGTGAGTCTATCGCTACTACCTTGGGTGTCCTAGATTCCAGTATAAGTGTCAAAGCAACGACCACTGAAAAGCTCGGATTTGTGGGGCGTAGTGAAGGTATTGCGGTTGACGCGGTGGTGTTATTGGAGCGAATAGATGTTGCCTGA
- the ispD gene encoding 2-C-methyl-D-erythritol 4-phosphate cytidylyltransferase — MLTNSRIWAVIPAAGTGSRFGGKLAKQYLPLGGKTVIEHSINTLLARGDISAIAVALHKDDEVFSSLACANDPRVLRTTGGSERANSVAQALIALEEADDADWVLVHDAARPCVSQHDIQQLLELGCAHAVGAILAAPMVDTVKRSDKRGDIAETLDRNELWRALTPQLFRFGELRDALSYCRERQFAVTDEASAIEYCGRRPLLVEGSCRNIKITYPDDLAIAEVFLSGEER, encoded by the coding sequence GTGCTAACTAATTCTCGCATATGGGCTGTTATCCCCGCGGCAGGCACAGGCTCGCGGTTTGGTGGCAAACTTGCTAAGCAATACCTGCCCCTTGGCGGCAAAACCGTCATAGAACACAGTATTAACACGCTGTTGGCGCGCGGTGATATCAGCGCCATTGCAGTGGCCTTGCATAAAGATGATGAGGTTTTTAGTTCTTTGGCGTGTGCGAATGATCCGCGTGTGTTGCGTACAACCGGCGGTAGCGAGCGTGCAAACTCGGTAGCACAGGCGCTGATAGCGCTAGAGGAGGCGGACGATGCTGACTGGGTTTTGGTGCACGATGCGGCGCGCCCCTGCGTTTCTCAACACGATATCCAGCAACTATTAGAGCTGGGCTGTGCTCATGCTGTGGGGGCTATTTTGGCCGCACCCATGGTAGACACGGTGAAGCGCAGTGATAAGAGGGGCGATATTGCTGAAACCCTAGATCGCAATGAATTGTGGCGAGCTTTAACCCCGCAGTTGTTTCGTTTCGGTGAGTTGCGTGATGCGCTTAGCTATTGCCGTGAACGCCAATTTGCGGTGACCGACGAAGCGTCTGCAATCGAGTACTGCGGTCGCCGGCCTCTGCTTGTGGAAGGTAGTTGTCGCAATATAAAAATTACTTACCCTGACGATCTTGCGATTGCTGAGGTGTTTTTAAGCGGAGAAGAGCGGTGA
- a CDS encoding septum formation initiator family protein produces the protein MLQVRLWTGTGSWEQIASLRRDIAIQKDTNSELQLRNERLYGEVRSLKHDLDSIEERARNDMGLIKSDETFYLIVDE, from the coding sequence ATGTTGCAAGTGCGACTGTGGACTGGAACCGGAAGCTGGGAGCAAATCGCCAGTTTACGTCGTGATATTGCGATTCAAAAAGATACTAACAGCGAGTTGCAGCTGCGCAATGAACGCTTGTATGGCGAAGTGCGTAGTTTGAAGCACGACTTAGACAGCATTGAGGAGCGCGCCCGCAATGACATGGGGCTGATTAAGTCCGACGAAACGTTTTACCTCATTGTCGATGAATAA
- the eno gene encoding phosphopyruvate hydratase, producing MAEIVDIKAFEILDSRGNPTVEADVVLASGAVGSACAPSGASTGSREALELRDGDKSRYLGKGVLKAVANINTTIRDLLMGMDAEDQRAIDNAMIEADGTETKSVLGANAILAVSLAAAKAVAIEKGIPLYQRIAQINGTEGQYTMPVPMMNIINGGEHADNNVDIQEFMIQPVGADTFAEALRQGAEIFHSLKKVLVARGLNTAVGDEGGFAPNLPSNEAALEAIAEAVANAGYELGKDITLALDCASSEFYKDGKYSLSGEGKEFNAEGFAAYLDELSQKYPIISIEDGMDESDWDGWAALTRRIGDRVQLVGDDLFVTNTKILKRGIDNNIANSILIKFNQIGTLSETLDAIKMAKEAGYTAVISHRSGETEDTTIADLAVATSAGQIKTGSLCRSDRVAKYNRLLRIEAEIGAAYRGRGEFRA from the coding sequence ATGGCAGAGATTGTCGATATCAAGGCGTTTGAGATATTGGATTCACGGGGAAATCCCACGGTTGAGGCCGATGTTGTTTTAGCATCGGGCGCCGTAGGCAGTGCCTGTGCTCCGTCCGGCGCATCGACAGGCTCCCGTGAAGCCTTGGAACTACGTGATGGCGACAAGTCACGTTATTTGGGCAAAGGCGTATTAAAAGCGGTTGCTAATATTAATACCACAATCCGTGATTTGTTAATGGGAATGGATGCTGAAGATCAGCGTGCCATCGACAATGCCATGATAGAGGCTGACGGTACAGAAACTAAATCTGTATTGGGTGCAAACGCGATTTTGGCAGTCTCCTTGGCTGCGGCCAAAGCGGTAGCGATTGAGAAGGGTATCCCACTTTATCAGCGCATTGCCCAAATTAACGGTACAGAAGGTCAGTACACCATGCCGGTACCGATGATGAATATCATCAATGGTGGTGAGCACGCCGATAATAATGTCGACATTCAAGAGTTCATGATCCAGCCCGTGGGTGCCGACACTTTTGCTGAAGCCTTGCGCCAAGGTGCTGAAATTTTCCACTCTTTGAAGAAGGTGTTGGTTGCTCGCGGCTTAAATACAGCGGTGGGTGATGAGGGCGGTTTTGCGCCGAATTTACCATCAAATGAAGCGGCTTTAGAGGCGATTGCCGAAGCGGTTGCGAATGCCGGATACGAGCTCGGGAAAGATATTACCTTGGCATTAGATTGCGCTTCATCTGAGTTTTATAAAGATGGTAAGTATTCCTTAAGCGGCGAAGGCAAGGAGTTCAATGCTGAAGGTTTTGCGGCTTATCTAGACGAACTTAGCCAGAAATACCCTATCATCTCGATTGAAGATGGTATGGATGAAAGTGATTGGGATGGCTGGGCGGCTTTAACTCGTCGTATTGGTGATCGCGTGCAATTAGTTGGTGACGATTTGTTCGTGACCAACACCAAGATTTTGAAGCGTGGTATTGATAATAATATTGCAAACTCGATTTTGATTAAGTTCAACCAGATTGGTACGCTTAGCGAGACTTTGGATGCCATTAAAATGGCAAAAGAGGCGGGTTATACAGCCGTTATCTCACATCGATCTGGTGAAACAGAAGATACCACTATCGCTGATTTAGCCGTGGCGACATCAGCGGGCCAAATTAAAACCGGGTCTTTGTGTCGGTCTGATCGAGTGGCTAAGTATAATCGTCTGCTGCGCATAGAAGCAGAGATAGGCGCGGCATATCGGGGTCGGGGTGAATTCCGGGCTTAG
- the kdsA gene encoding 3-deoxy-8-phosphooctulonate synthase — protein MENKIVSVNDIDVANDKPFVLFGGMNVLESRDLAMQVAEHYVEVCGKLGIPYVFKASFDKANRSSVHSYRGPGMEEGLKIFQEIKQTFKVPVITDIHEVHQAGPVSEVCDVLQLPAFLARQTDLVAAMAATDAVINIKKPQFLSPAQMKNIVEKFAECGNDKIMLCERGSNFGYDNLVVDMLGFRVMREASGGAPIIFDVTHALQCRDPMGAASGGRRNQVVELGRAGMALGIAGLFLEAHPDPDKAKCDGPSALPLSALAPFLEHMKAVDDTVKSLPTLDIK, from the coding sequence ATGGAAAATAAAATAGTCAGTGTTAATGACATAGACGTGGCAAATGATAAGCCCTTTGTATTGTTTGGCGGTATGAATGTGCTTGAGTCTCGCGACCTTGCCATGCAGGTTGCGGAGCACTATGTTGAAGTGTGTGGAAAGTTGGGCATTCCCTATGTTTTCAAAGCCTCTTTCGATAAAGCTAATCGCTCATCAGTGCATTCTTATCGCGGCCCGGGAATGGAAGAAGGGCTGAAAATTTTCCAAGAAATTAAACAGACGTTCAAAGTTCCAGTTATTACCGATATCCATGAGGTTCATCAAGCCGGCCCCGTTTCGGAAGTGTGTGATGTGCTCCAACTGCCAGCATTTTTAGCGCGTCAAACTGATCTTGTAGCGGCGATGGCGGCGACGGATGCGGTTATTAATATCAAAAAGCCGCAGTTTTTAAGTCCCGCGCAAATGAAAAATATTGTTGAAAAATTTGCAGAATGCGGCAATGACAAAATCATGCTTTGTGAGCGAGGCAGTAATTTTGGTTATGATAATTTAGTAGTAGATATGCTCGGCTTTCGGGTTATGCGTGAAGCCAGTGGCGGTGCGCCGATCATTTTTGATGTCACCCATGCCCTGCAGTGTAGAGACCCTATGGGCGCTGCCTCTGGTGGACGTCGAAACCAAGTTGTGGAGTTGGGGCGCGCTGGTATGGCCTTGGGCATTGCAGGTCTATTTTTAGAGGCACACCCGGATCCAGATAAGGCTAAATGTGATGGCCCAAGCGCATTGCCCTTGTCAGCTTTGGCGCCATTTTTAGAACACATGAAAGCGGTGGATGATACAGTGAAGTCGCTGCCTACCCTGGATATTAAATAA
- a CDS encoding CTP synthase, translating into MARFIFVTGGVVSSLGKGIASASLGAILEARGLKVTMLKLDPYINVDPGTMSPFQHGEVFVTEDGAETDLDLGHYERFVRAKMAKGNNFTAGRVYETVLRKERRGDYLGGTVQVIPHITDEIKRRVMAGAGDADIAIIEIGGTVGDIEGLPFFEAARQLKVELGAKRAMLMHLTLVPYIATAGETKTKPTQHSVKELRSIGLQPDILLCRSDHEIDQSSRHKIALFTNVESRAVIPLRDVDSIYRIPSLLAAEGLDELVVERFGLDCPPADLTEWDRVIEGDLHQDQTVTIAMVGKYMELLDAYKSLNEALKHAGIHSRTKVQVRYIDSEVIETDGIDILKGVDGILVPGGFGSRGVEGKILTVQYARENKIPYLGICLGMQVAVIEFARNVLGLTDANSSEFNDNGKNPVVGLITEWVTADGDVEQRAHDDDLGGTMRLGAQVCHLVEGAAVAKVYGSETITERHRHRYEVNNTYVERLQAAGLKVGGWSADKSLVEVVEVADHPWFIACQFHPEFTSTPRDGHPLFTGFVNAAIAHSE; encoded by the coding sequence ATGGCGCGTTTTATATTCGTCACCGGTGGTGTTGTTTCGTCCTTGGGTAAGGGCATTGCCTCAGCATCCTTAGGTGCTATTCTTGAGGCGCGTGGTCTCAAAGTAACTATGTTGAAGCTCGATCCTTATATTAATGTGGATCCGGGCACAATGAGTCCATTTCAACACGGCGAAGTGTTTGTTACCGAAGACGGTGCAGAAACTGACTTGGATTTGGGGCATTACGAGCGTTTTGTACGCGCCAAAATGGCGAAAGGTAATAATTTTACCGCCGGCCGCGTTTACGAAACCGTACTGCGCAAGGAGCGCCGCGGTGATTACCTTGGCGGCACCGTGCAGGTTATTCCCCATATTACCGATGAAATAAAACGTCGAGTGATGGCGGGTGCCGGTGATGCAGATATAGCGATTATTGAAATTGGCGGTACCGTTGGCGATATCGAAGGTTTGCCGTTCTTTGAAGCCGCGCGTCAGCTAAAAGTTGAATTGGGCGCCAAACGCGCCATGTTAATGCACTTAACCTTAGTGCCTTATATTGCGACCGCCGGCGAAACCAAAACTAAGCCGACTCAGCACTCCGTTAAAGAACTTCGCTCCATCGGCCTCCAGCCAGATATCTTGCTGTGTCGCTCAGATCATGAAATTGATCAAAGCAGTCGACATAAAATTGCACTTTTCACCAACGTTGAATCCCGCGCGGTTATTCCTTTGCGCGATGTAGACTCGATTTACCGGATTCCGTCGCTATTAGCGGCAGAGGGTTTAGACGAACTAGTTGTTGAGCGTTTTGGTCTTGATTGCCCGCCGGCTGACCTGACCGAATGGGACAGGGTGATTGAAGGTGATTTACATCAAGATCAAACTGTCACTATCGCCATGGTTGGCAAATACATGGAGCTATTGGATGCTTACAAGTCTTTGAATGAAGCCTTAAAGCATGCAGGTATTCACAGCCGCACCAAAGTACAAGTCCGCTATATCGACTCGGAAGTGATTGAGACCGATGGTATCGACATATTAAAAGGTGTCGACGGCATACTTGTGCCCGGTGGGTTTGGCAGCCGAGGCGTAGAAGGTAAAATTCTTACCGTTCAATATGCCCGCGAAAATAAAATTCCATACCTAGGTATTTGCTTAGGTATGCAAGTTGCTGTGATTGAGTTCGCCCGCAATGTATTGGGTTTAACTGACGCAAATAGCAGTGAATTTAATGATAACGGTAAAAACCCCGTGGTTGGTTTGATCACTGAGTGGGTCACTGCAGACGGTGATGTTGAGCAGCGCGCCCATGACGACGACTTGGGCGGCACGATGCGCTTAGGCGCGCAAGTTTGTCATTTGGTTGAAGGGGCTGCGGTTGCCAAGGTCTACGGCAGTGAGACAATTACCGAGCGCCATCGTCACCGCTATGAAGTGAATAACACTTATGTAGAGCGCTTGCAGGCAGCGGGCTTAAAGGTGGGCGGTTGGTCTGCCGATAAGAGTCTTGTTGAAGTGGTCGAGGTTGCAGATCATCCCTGGTTTATCGCCTGTCAGTTCCACCCCGAATTTACATCTACACCGCGTGACGGCCACCCTTTGTTTACTGGGTTTGTTAATGCTGCTATCGCACATAGTGAATAA
- a CDS encoding inositol monophosphatase family protein: MQPMLNIALRAARKAGDLIARASEQLDRVQVETKSENNFVTEVDRKAEQEIIYHLQKAYPDHGFLGEESGQTGNADSPYQWIIDPIDGTTNFVRGIPHFAVSIACINQGQIEHAVILDPIRREEFTASRGRGAQVNGRRVRVAMNTGLEGALIGTGIPFKARCEEHIPAYMRSLEAIAGETAGIRRAGAASLDLAYVAAGRLDGFWEIGLNKWDIAAGILLVREAGGLVSDFKGGGSYYESGNIVAANPKCLKGMLQAIKPHLEDIR, translated from the coding sequence ATGCAACCCATGCTGAATATCGCATTGCGCGCCGCCCGCAAAGCTGGCGACCTTATCGCGCGCGCCTCCGAGCAACTTGACCGCGTTCAAGTTGAAACCAAAAGCGAAAACAATTTCGTCACCGAAGTCGACCGCAAGGCCGAGCAGGAAATCATCTACCACTTGCAAAAAGCCTACCCAGATCACGGCTTTTTGGGAGAGGAATCCGGCCAAACTGGCAATGCTGACAGCCCTTACCAGTGGATCATTGACCCAATTGATGGCACCACCAACTTCGTTCGTGGCATCCCCCACTTCGCAGTCTCTATAGCCTGTATAAATCAAGGGCAAATCGAGCACGCGGTCATTCTCGATCCTATTCGCCGTGAAGAGTTTACTGCCAGCCGTGGGCGCGGCGCTCAGGTGAATGGTCGTCGAGTCCGAGTAGCAATGAATACTGGCCTAGAAGGCGCATTGATAGGTACGGGCATCCCGTTTAAGGCGCGTTGTGAGGAACACATCCCAGCCTATATGCGCAGCTTAGAAGCGATTGCGGGCGAAACCGCAGGTATTCGCCGCGCTGGCGCCGCATCCTTGGATTTAGCCTATGTCGCGGCCGGCCGCTTAGATGGCTTCTGGGAAATCGGTTTAAACAAATGGGATATCGCAGCCGGCATCTTGCTGGTGCGCGAAGCCGGCGGCTTGGTCAGCGACTTCAAAGGTGGCGGCAGTTACTACGAAAGCGGCAATATCGTTGCGGCCAACCCAAAATGTCTAAAAGGTATGCTGCAGGCTATAAAGCCGCACTTAGAAGATATTCGCTAA
- the secF gene encoding protein translocase subunit SecF, with product MPDTKKIINFMGGRRIAMFLSVGLMIASIGVLAFKGLNFGLDFTGGTLIEVIYEESVPLQQVREDLSAAGYESAIVVNFGSDTDVLVRMPDGMSPTLGDEVLAVLLAGTEGEIELRRIEFVGPQVGEELREQGGLAVLLALLVVLIYVAMRFQVKFSIGAVAALGHDVLITLGVFALVGWDFDLTVLAAILAVIGYSLNDSIVVADRIRENLRKLRKHEADEVINISLTETLDRTLVTSGTTLLVLLTLAFVGGEMIHSFALALLIGIGVGTYSSIYIVASLLLTMNISQDDLIVVEKEGAEIDDLP from the coding sequence ATGCCTGATACTAAAAAAATCATTAATTTTATGGGTGGACGTCGTATTGCGATGTTCCTTTCAGTCGGACTAATGATCGCATCGATTGGAGTTTTAGCTTTTAAGGGCTTGAATTTCGGTCTCGATTTTACCGGTGGCACTCTAATAGAGGTCATTTACGAAGAATCGGTACCGTTGCAGCAAGTGCGTGAAGACTTGAGTGCGGCGGGATACGAAAGTGCGATTGTGGTTAATTTTGGCTCTGACACTGACGTGTTGGTAAGAATGCCCGACGGTATGAGCCCAACACTGGGTGATGAGGTACTCGCGGTGTTGTTGGCAGGTACCGAGGGCGAGATAGAGTTGCGTCGTATCGAGTTTGTCGGACCGCAGGTGGGCGAGGAGCTGCGGGAACAGGGCGGTTTAGCGGTATTGCTGGCTCTACTGGTGGTGTTAATTTATGTAGCTATGCGCTTTCAGGTTAAGTTCTCTATCGGCGCCGTTGCGGCCTTAGGTCACGATGTTCTGATCACGCTAGGGGTATTCGCCTTAGTTGGCTGGGACTTCGATTTGACTGTGTTGGCGGCGATCTTAGCTGTTATTGGTTACTCTCTAAACGACTCGATAGTGGTTGCTGACCGTATCCGTGAAAATCTCCGTAAATTACGTAAACACGAGGCGGACGAGGTCATTAATATTTCATTGACCGAGACCTTAGATCGGACCTTGGTGACTTCTGGAACCACGTTATTGGTATTGCTTACACTGGCCTTTGTTGGGGGAGAGATGATTCACAGCTTTGCCTTGGCTTTGCTAATTGGTATTGGCGTGGGTACTTATTCGTCTATTTATATTGTTGCAAGCTTGCTGTTAACCATGAATATTAGTCAGGATGATTTGATTGTGGTTGAGAAAGAGGGTGCGGAGATAGATGACTTACCCTGA
- the secD gene encoding protein translocase subunit SecD: protein MLNKYPLWKNLLILAVLGIGLLYAVPNLYRADPALQISGQSSGVLIDQALMTRLSTALDAGGIEHFGEKANESGKSGLIRLYETDMQLRAQRVVQRALGDGYVVALNLASNTPDWLSNLGAQAMKLGLDLSGGVHFLLEVDTDSAIETRLEHYNASIKKKLREERIRGFVTLDRGVISGKFTTAELRDTALDLIRKEFTDLTGERMDAGAGDESFYMRAIIGDSKRKEIEDYAVSQNLTTLRNRVNELGVSEPLVQRQGRNRIVVELPGIQDTAEAKRILGKTANLDFRLEAKYDAPLSDREQFEFRTPGRGEPSAWLERDVVITGERVANAQASFDQNGMPQVSITLDSQGGTLMHRVTRHNINRRLGVLFIERKSRTHYERDENGVEQAVRVPYEEKKIISLATIKDALGVQFRITGLDAPGEAAELSLLLRAGALAAPIDFVEERTVGPSLGAENIAKGLNAVKIGLGLVALFMVVYYRVFGVIAVAALGANIILLTACMSLLGATLTLPGIAGIVLTVGMAVDANVLIFSRIREELRAGLSVQHAIEAGYGRAFVTIMDSNITTLLVAVILYAVGTGPVRGFAVTLSIGILTSMFTAIMGTRAIVNLVYGGRRITKLAI, encoded by the coding sequence ATGCTAAATAAATATCCGCTCTGGAAAAACCTGCTGATTTTAGCGGTGCTGGGGATCGGCTTGCTCTACGCGGTACCGAATCTTTACAGGGCCGATCCGGCCTTGCAGATTTCAGGTCAAAGCAGCGGCGTGTTGATTGATCAAGCATTGATGACGCGCTTGTCGACGGCATTAGATGCTGGTGGCATTGAACACTTTGGCGAAAAAGCCAATGAAAGCGGTAAATCCGGTTTGATTCGTTTATATGAAACCGATATGCAGCTGCGCGCGCAGCGCGTGGTGCAGCGTGCTTTAGGTGATGGTTATGTGGTTGCCTTAAATCTCGCGTCAAACACCCCGGATTGGCTGAGTAATCTGGGTGCGCAGGCGATGAAGCTGGGTCTAGATTTGAGCGGTGGCGTTCATTTTTTACTAGAGGTTGATACCGACTCGGCCATTGAAACTCGCTTAGAGCACTATAACGCTAGCATTAAAAAGAAGCTGCGCGAGGAGCGTATCCGCGGTTTTGTTACTCTGGATCGCGGCGTGATTTCAGGGAAATTCACCACTGCCGAGCTTCGTGATACGGCGCTAGATTTGATTCGCAAGGAGTTCACCGATTTGACCGGTGAGCGGATGGATGCGGGCGCTGGTGACGAGTCCTTCTATATGCGGGCTATTATCGGCGATTCCAAGCGCAAGGAAATCGAAGATTACGCGGTCAGCCAAAACTTAACGACTTTGCGTAATCGTGTAAATGAACTGGGTGTATCAGAGCCCTTGGTTCAGCGTCAGGGCCGCAATCGTATTGTGGTTGAATTGCCTGGTATTCAAGATACCGCAGAAGCAAAACGTATTTTGGGTAAAACCGCTAACCTTGATTTTCGTTTAGAGGCTAAGTATGACGCGCCGCTATCAGATCGTGAGCAATTTGAATTCCGCACCCCGGGTCGCGGTGAGCCAAGTGCTTGGTTAGAGCGTGACGTGGTAATCACTGGTGAGCGGGTTGCGAATGCGCAGGCGAGCTTTGATCAAAATGGCATGCCGCAGGTGAGTATTACGCTGGACAGCCAAGGCGGCACCTTGATGCATCGCGTGACTCGTCACAATATTAATCGTCGCCTTGGGGTGTTATTCATTGAGCGTAAGAGCCGCACCCATTACGAGCGAGACGAGAATGGTGTGGAGCAGGCGGTGAGGGTGCCATATGAGGAGAAGAAAATTATTAGCTTGGCCACTATAAAAGACGCCTTGGGAGTGCAGTTCCGAATAACGGGCCTTGACGCGCCGGGTGAAGCGGCTGAGCTGTCGCTATTATTGCGGGCTGGTGCACTGGCGGCGCCGATTGATTTTGTTGAAGAGCGCACCGTTGGGCCATCTTTGGGTGCGGAAAACATCGCCAAAGGCCTTAACGCGGTTAAGATCGGGTTAGGCTTAGTGGCCTTGTTTATGGTGGTTTATTACCGCGTGTTCGGAGTCATTGCGGTGGCTGCACTTGGCGCTAACATCATTCTCTTAACCGCTTGCATGTCTTTGTTGGGGGCGACATTAACCCTTCCTGGTATTGCCGGTATTGTGCTTACAGTTGGTATGGCCGTGGATGCCAACGTGCTCATATTCTCTCGAATACGAGAAGAGTTGCGTGCCGGTCTATCGGTGCAGCATGCCATCGAAGCCGGCTACGGTCGCGCTTTTGTGACTATTATGGATTCGAATATCACTACTTTGTTAGTCGCAGTCATTTTGTATGCGGTAGGCACGGGTCCTGTTCGCGGTTTCGCGGTCACCCTGTCAATCGGGATTCTAACGTCGATGTTCACTGCGATCATGGGTACCCGCGCTATTGTTAATCTCGTTTACGGCGGTCGTCGTATCACCAAACTGGCGATCTAG